A region from the Cannabis sativa cultivar Pink pepper isolate KNU-18-1 chromosome 9, ASM2916894v1, whole genome shotgun sequence genome encodes:
- the LOC115702068 gene encoding uncharacterized protein LOC115702068, translating to MKKDVSKRDMTKFCRFHGDSGHDTNKCNNQKQEIEFLIRKNNSHVQKYVKADQNQRGDNNQDLLPPLVDGHLQVIIGGPHITGDSGKARERYALTVQHEQDEVVLAVEERKPKIPRAGEPTITFSDEDAVKISFPHNDPLVVEVQIANKMVARTMIDNGTSANILFKTPYEKMGLQLKYLTPCLPLVYGFSDQSVELLGKIPLPLTVGQAPKSITIMAQFLELDVPSTFNVMLGRPDLYDLKAVTSIFHSCLTFPTKNGVGLLRGNQQVARECYNLALTKVKNEVSSSQSTDKGKSIAK from the coding sequence ATGAAAAAAGACGTGAGCAAGAGAGACATGACCAAGTTTTGCCGTTTTCATGGAGATTCTGGCCATGACACCAACAAATGCAACAATCAAAAGCAGGAAATTGAATTTttgataagaaaaaataattcgcACGTGCAAAAGTATGTCAAGGCTGATCAAAATCAAAGGGGCGATAACAACCAAGATTTACTACCACCACTAGTAGATGGACATCTGCAAGTTATTATTGGAGGACCGCACATAACGGGAGATTCAGGCAAAGCCCGGGAAAGGTATGCCCTAACAGTACAGCATGAGCAAGATGAAGTAGTTCTGGCCGTCGAagaaaggaaaccaaaaatacCACGGGCAGGGGAGCCCACTATAACATTCAGTGATGAAGATGCTGTCAAGATTAGTTTCCCGCACAATGACCCATTGGTCGTcgaagtccagatagcaaacaaGATGGTGGCCCGAACCATGATAGACAATGGAACCTCTGCAAACATCTTATTCAAGACACcatatgaaaagatggggctccaactcaaATACTTAACCCCCTGTCTCCCGCTCGTGTATGGTTTCTCCGACCAAAGCGTTGAACTTCTAGGGAAAATTCCCCTACCCCTCACCGTTGGGCAGGCTCCGAAGAGCATAACTATAATGGCACAATTTTTAGAATTGGACGTTCCATCAACATTTAATGTCATGTTAGGCCGACCAGATTTATATGACTTAAAGGCTGTTACGTCAATATTTCATTCATGCCTTACgtttccaacaaagaatggggtggGGTTACTGAGAGGAAACCAGCAAGTTGCtcgagaatgttacaaccttgcccTAACCAAGGTTAAAAATGAGGTATCCTCTAGCCAGAGTACGGACAAGGGGAAAAGCATTGCAAAATAG